The Prevotella sp. E2-28 genome includes the window GCCCTCATTCAGTTTCGATAGTTCAATCTTTGTTTTTACGAAAGTCATTGGGCAGTGCTCTTTCGTAATGTCTAATACTTTTGTTGCCATCTTCTTGTCGGTTTAATATTCTATTTTCGATTTCTTATTTTTAGATAAATAGTGTCTGCCCGCCTTCACTGAGTTTCAGGAACGAAGCTACGCCAAGCACGTCCTTCACCTCGGGAATAAAGTCATCCTTCTTCAGGCCCAGCACATGCATCGCCATCTCACAGGCATACAGATTAATACCAAGTGCCTTAGAAGCCTCAACAAGCTCTTCCAACGTGGCTACGTTATTCTTCTTCATCAGATAGCGGAATATCTTCGGACCTATACCAAGAAAGTTAAAGCGCGAGGTTGGTGTCACCTTCAGTCCGCCCATCATGAATCCGAATATCTTAGTAAGCCAATTGCCACCTGTGAAGCTGCGACCTTGCTTTTTCTTGATAGCGTCAAGGCCCCAGAACGTAAAAAAGATGTTGACCTCATACCCTACAGCTGCCGCGCCCGTACCTAAAGTAAATACAGCCGTCAGTTTGTCGAAATCGCCACTGAAGGCGATGATGCTCAGTTTCTTGTTTTCTGCCATAATAAGTCGGTTTAATTTGCAACGTGAATGATTTCACGGTGCAAAGTTAGGGCGATTTCGCCAATTACGAAATCGCCCTAACATGGCATACTGACTACCAAAAGTGTGGTATTTTATTTCAAATCGCGGTCAGTCATCGCACAAACACAGGAATCTGACCATACATTCTCTGCTGTTTCCACCATATCAATGATCGTATAGATAGGCAGGATGATGCCGAGGATGGCTACAGGAGCACCGATGCCAGACATCAGCGAAAGTGTCAGGAAAAAACAGCCCATTGGAACACCTGCATTACCTACAGCAGAAATAACGGAGATAAATAGCCACAGTAGGATTGTGCCCAACGTCAGCGTTGTACCGCCATTTTGCATCACAAAGAGCGAGGTTACAAGGATAAAGGCTGCGCAGCCGTTCATATTGATCGTAGTGCAGATGGGCAACACAAAGCGGGCGATATCCTTGCGAATGCCAAGACGCTGTTCTGCCGTCTGCATAGTAACAGGCAGCGTGGCGGCACTGCTCTTGGTAAAGAGGGCCATCAACACAGCTGGCATCATCTTTCCTAACACACGAATGGGATTCAAACCGCGCGCCAAAAGAAACAGCGGCAGGACGACGAAGAACTGAATGACATTGCCACCCAATACCACGAGGACGTATTTACCTATTGTATCGGCTACGACACCCGCAGAGACCTGCGCTGACAACTGGGCTGCGAAGGCCGTGATGCCGAGGGGCAGGGTATAGATGAGTCCTCGAATCAACAAAAAGAGCAGATCCTGCAAACCTAACAGGCCCTTCACGATGACAGCCTTGTTCTCACTTTCAGGCAGTTTTGAGAGTCCTATACCAACGGCAAAAGCCAAAAGCAGCAACGACAGGACATTGCCTTCAAGGAAAGGTTTCACGATGTTATTGGGTATCACGCCTAATATATGCTCATAAAATGATGTCTGTGGGCTGATGTCTGAGGGCTGAGTACTGCTGAGGGCTTCTGTTGGCAGATTACCAGGGGCAATCACTACATATAATATTGCTCCCACGGCAGCAGCGGCAAAGGTGGTCAGCAGCGTATAAATCAATGTACGCCCGAAGATGCGGCCCGACCCTTTCGAGCCGAAAGTGGCAAACGTCGTGATGACTGCCAGTACGATGGTGGGCACAGCCAGCAACTGAAACAACCTTGTGTAAACTGTTGCCACGAAATCCATCACATCATTGAGCCACGCGATGCCCAGTAATCCTAAAAGAGCACCAACAACGAGTGCTCCAATCCATATCAGTGTTTTTTTCATTTCTTGTCTATTTACTCCCCTCCCTTATAGGGAGGGTCTGGGGGTGAGTCTTTTTATAATTCAAACGTCAAATTCATATAAATATTGCGTCCTTTCTGTGGGATATGGTTCCAGTCGGCATAGGTGGCGTAGTGCTTGTCGAAGAGGTTCTCAATACCTGCTCTAACTATGAACTGTGAATTATGAACTATGAACTGATACTGCGCCGAGAGGTTCAGAATGGTCCAAGCCTTTACTGCCGTCTCACCGTATTTCTCGCCGTAGTTGTTCTGACGCGTGTTACCCTTTACGCTAGCCTGCGCCTGAAAGTTTTGGTTTTGGTATTGCAGTTCGCTCTGCCAATTTATGGGCGAGATAAGCGGCAGCGGGTCTCCATCGGCATCGCGGCCAGAGCTATAGCTTACCTTTTTGTTCCAGCTGAGATGCTGTGTTATCTGCCAATTCCACGTCAGCGAGACATTAGCGATGGTGGCGTGCGAGATATTGGCATAGACCTTCACACCCTCAGCGCCAACGGTCATAGCACTGAGACGATCCTCAAACTGCCCTATGATGTAGTTCGAGAAAAGAAACACATTACCTTCAACCGAGAGTTGAGAGTTGAGAACTGAGAGCCTAGCTGCACCGTTCAGTTCCACCGCCGACTCGTTCTTCAGCGAGGGATTGCCCATATAGTCATACTGGTCGAACGTATTATTCAAATAGTAGCCATAGGCCTCTGTCACCGTTGGTGCGCGACTGCCCCAACCGGCACCAAAACTTAGTTCAGAGCTCGCCATTGAAAGCTGATAGTTGGCGGCAATGCGACCCGTGGTCTGATGATAGGCATCTGTCATAGCTGGGAAGAATACCTTCAGCGCATGATATCCCTCCTCGTTGTGCAGGTGTTGCTGCTGCCACGCCACCTTAGCCGAGAGGCGCAGCCTCTGGTTGCGGGCAATGCTTATATTATCCGTCAGGGCAAACCCCGTATTCAGTGTGCCCACATCGGGCCACGTCACCATATACATCGGAGCCGCACCGCCCGGATACATCGTCATGTCGGCAAACAGGCGATTGTAATAGAGGTCGTAGTTCAGCGCCAGGTCGTGCTGCTTATGTGCTGTCGTCAGCAGACTATACACACCCGCCGTCCAACTGTCACCCGGCATATCCATGTGGATGGCCACGTCGGGGCGTGTTGTATCGTCCATCACGTGGGTGATGTGGTTATAGTAGGCCTTCGTCTCCCAACTGGCCTTGCGAAACAGGTGTTTGTATGCCAGCGACGTGATCAGGCCTTCAGCCTTCGCCACGTCCATGTTCAGTGCAGGATAGCCCACATCGGTGGCACGGTCGAAGATCAGCGTTCCCTCCAGCATATCCTTCTCGGCCAGTCTCAGGCCGGCATTCGCAAAGACGTTCACCTTCTGGAACTGCGAGAACTGTAGCTCGTCGCCGCCGCCCACCTTGTAATTGTCGGCATGGCGATAGAAGGCGCCTGTGTTCAGATACGCCGTGTGACTGCTCAGCGCCGCATCGGCACCATACACCTGTACGTGGCCGTTCCACTCATGACCTGCCGAGGCGCTGGCATGAAACGAGTCGTTGTCGAAGCCCGCCTTGCGCAGTTTCAGATCCAGACTGCCGCCGATGTTTCCCGTGGCCTGCGGATTGCCGTCGAGCCCGCTGTTCAGACTGATGCTCTGCAGGTTGCCGCTCTCCACATAACTGGTCACGGGGTCCATCTTGTCCGTGCAGGCATAGAATATCTTCATGCCGTCAATGGTTGTAGAGAGTCGTTCCGTCTGCATGTTGTTCACCACCGGCTCCCAAGCATAAGAGCCTCGACGTACGAGGCTCACATTACGCAATTCACTGAGATGTTCGTCGATGCTGGCCACCTGTCCCTTCACCGAGCGCTTCCGTCCTCGCCTGGCTTCAGATACGATGACCACCTCATCAAGGTTCTGTACCCTGTCGGTGGCCACCGTGTCAGACAATAATATGGTTGATAATATAATTCCCAGCATGTTCTTCGACTTTCAATTAAATAGTTACTTCCCAATAGAGGGAGCTGAATCCATCTGCCAAGTCATCACCTCCAGCCACGACGTTGCCCTTCGCGTCCTTCACGGCGAGGTGGATGCGCCAGCGACCGGTCATCGTCAGGTTCACCGTGCCCTGATAGCTGCCGTCGGCCTGAGGGTTCAGTGCCACGTTGTCGGGCGAGGTGTGGTTACCCATGTCGGGCATACGGGGGTCTATCTCTATGGTAAACTGCTCCGCAGCCAGTCCGTAAGGCGTTGTAGCGGGCGCGTTCTTCTTCGACACGTAGGCCGTAATGGCGTTCTTACCCGTCTGCCAGTCGGTGGGGTTCACCAACGAGAGGTAATAGGTATCATTGCCTACCTTGAACGATTTCAGCCACGCCTGACCCTCGGGCAGTTCGCCCACCTTGATGTCGGCTGCCTCAATGCCACCCTTGCTGCCCAGTATGTTGGCATCATAGCCCAGTGTCCACGAGCCGGCCTCACTGGTGCTCATCACGAATGACACCCACGTGCGCTTCACGGCCAAATAAGCATAGTCGAACGATTCCGCCTTTCCACCCACAGGCGTGCTGTGCTTCATGTTCATCTTCACCATCAGCATCAGGGGCTTCAATCCGTCGATGTCGTAGTTCTTGATATAGTTGCCGTTCTTTTTCTTCGTAGCCACAAAGAAAATCTCGTTGTAGCCTGTGTGGAACGAGCCCGTCTTCGAGTACGCAAAGACATTGTATTTTTCATCCACCACCGTTGACAGCTCTGGAATAATCTTCACCGTCTGCAGGAAGTTATACACCTGCAGCGCCTCCTCGGCCGAACAGCAATCCACATCACCATCTATCGTAACACCAGGGATCTCAATCGTCTGACTTCCTAAATCATCATTCGAATTGCAAGCGCTCAGTCCCACCAGGACTGCCACTGCCATAAACAATCTCATTACCTTTTTCATATCCTTACTTTGTTTTAAAAGTTTAACGATGCAAAGGTAGTGGGTTTTTGCGAAGCGTACAATCGCCTTTTCGTGGCATTCTGCATACCAAACGTTTGGCATAGCCAGTTTTTTTCCTTGTAAATACCACATAAATGGTATTCTCTTTTCCAAAAATAATTGTACTTTTTGCAGCCAAAATACGAACATATATAAATTATTAGGTAAGGATATGAAAGAAAAAATCGTTTTTGTGACGGGTGCCAACAAAGGCATCGGTTTCGGAATTGCCAAGCACCTCGGCTTGAGTGGCTGGCAGGTGATCATTGGCGCACGCGATGCTGAGCGTGCCGAGAAGGCCATCAGCGAGTTGAAACAGGCTGGTGTCAATGTGCTGGGATGGGTGAGCGTTGAGTTGCGCGACCTCAACAGCATCGAGCAGGCTGCCAAGGAACTCAACGAGAAATACGCAGGTCTGTCTCTGCTGGTCAACAATGCAGGCATCCCTGGCGATATGAACGTCAACAGCGAACACACCGAACTCAGCGACATCAAGGAGACACTCGACGTGAACTTCATCGGCACCTTCGCCCTCACTAAGGCACTCCTGCCCCTGATCACCAAGAACGAGGGTCGCATCGCCAACGTCACCGTTCCCTCAGAAATCAGTCCCTACTGGCATCCTCTGGCTTATGTTGCCAGCAAGGCGGCTCAGAACGCGATGATGGGTGTGATGGCCATCGAGTTCCAGCAGGCCAACACGCCTGTAGAGGTCTTCTCCGTACACCCAGGTCCCACCACCACCGACCTGAACGGCAACATGGCTCTGCCTGGCTTCCACGACATCGAGACCGTAGGCGCGAAGTTCGCCGACCTCATCAACGACGGCCAGAACCATCAGGGCGAGTTCATCGAACTCTATCCTATTGTCAAGGAAGACTAAATAAACAAGATAATTTGCGTAAAGAGGTCTCTTCACAGTTTTGAAGAGACCTCTTTATTTATTATTGTTTTGCACCTGTTCCTGTGGCATCTGTTTTCAGAAGATAAGAATTCCATCCTTCAATATTCTCCTTTTAAGCCTTGGATTAAGATTCTGATGATTACGAACGATGTCAACAGAAGAGCCTGTGGCATTTTCCAAGAACTCCTTTGCATCCATCAATAAGAATGGATTAGGAGTCTTTGTATCTACAAACAAGTCAATATCGCTTGTAGACTTTTGGCTTCCTCTTGCAGTAGAACCAAAAAGAGACAAAGAGGTAATGCCATACTTATCTTTGAGTATGTTCATATACTTCTTGAGTTCCGACTACCGAATTGGTTTCAATGTCCTTCCATGCCTCGTAGAAACGGTGCATCAGCCATCATACCTCACACATCAGCCTTCTATATTATAGTATGCAAAACTCGGGAATGTTACATGTTTCATTACCTTTTTTCAAACATAGAATACACGATAACAAACTAATTGCCACCGGGTAATACAGTACACTTCACCTTTGCCGTCTGCTCTTGGCAAGGGTGGAGTTATTCTTCTGCCGCTATTAACATCACGCTTTCTTCTTCAATCTCTACGTGTGGTTTCTGAGTAGAATGATCTTGCAAATAGATATGGTTAAGAGTAAAAGCGATGGACTCTATGGTCTGTTCTCGAACGGCTGGAGCCAACTCACATTCCCATACCGTTATACAATGCCAGCCCATTTCTGCTAGTTTCTTCTGCTCCTCCTTGTCCCGCTCTTTGTTCCTGCGAATCTTTGCCACCCAGAAATCACGATTGGTTCTGGGAATTCTACAGCATCTTGAGCTTTCCATTTTGTCTAGTTTCACGAAATGCCCATGCCAAAAACAACCATTTACAAAGATACAAGATCTATATTTCTTCAGTACTAAATCTGGATGGCCTGGCAATCGTTTGTGATTTAATCTATATCTGAATCCACGCTCCCACAATCCACGTCGCACAATAACCTCAGGTTTCGTTCCTACAGATTTTACTGCAGACATTACTTTATTGATATTGTGTTGTGAGGATTTATTCATTTATCGAACTTTATCTCCATTAATCAAGTGTTTTTTAATATCTATAAAAGATGTATCTCGATTGTTCTTGAATTCTCTTGCAACCATGTCAACCCAAGAATTAAATAAGTCGTTCTTATCATAAGGAAAATCCCACATCTGTTGGATGTCTATTATTAATTCATAATCAGGATTTGATAAAAAGCGTTTTATACTATCTCTATAATCTAATACATTTTTTGCGATTTGAGGATAGGGCTTCTTCATGAGTTTACCATTGAGGTACCAAGCCTGACCTGAGGCACTAAATTCATCACGTACATTATATAAAAGCATTCCATATCTTGTACATAACCATAATGCAAATGCTTTATATTTATCTCTATCAGATTTATAGTGATATAAACTAGGAAATAGAATCATCCCTTTAGATATGATTTCTTCTTTTTGTAAGGCTGTTGCTGCTGAGAAGAAAGATAATTTGTTAACATTCTCAGATTCTGCCATCCACCAAGGCATTTCAAAACCGTCTTTTTTTGATTTGCTTAGGTAATGAGCACGCATTAAAGCAACTTTCTCTAAATCCGTTTTAATCCTATAATCATCATATGTCGTGTTCATTTCTTCAAAGATAGTCTTTTCCTTTCTATCTTTTATCTCCATATCAATTATATACCTAGGAGAGTGCGTAACAGCAATATTATTAAGACATTCTTGATATGGTCTAAATTTGAATTGAGGAGGAGTACTTCCAAGATTGCCAAACATTATATATATATCTTTAATCGTCAAATCGCTAACCCCTTCAAAGATACTATTACCTAAGGAGGTCCATTTGTTTTCTTTAGTTGATTTTACCTCGATGCCATAATGCTTATCAATGACTATATCAGGAAAAAAATGGCCAGAGATCCTTTTTATCTCGGATTTTTCAAATGGAGTTCCAGACTTCACTTCATCCAATACTGCCTGTGTAGCTTCTTCAATCTGGACAGGTGTGTTGTTTGCATATCTCTTTGGATCTTTACGGGAATAATCATTGAAACACTTTTGTGATAACTCCATAAAGTTCTTTAAAGCAGCCTGAGCTTTTACTCGGTCACATTCAATTTTGTCAATAGTAATCATTCTTCAAAATATTTAGGCCATAGTTCTTGTAATCTCGTTGCAATATGATATGCCAGCACAGGAGGTACGGCATTTCCGATAATTTTATATGCTCCAGACGAACTGACATGATAACCATTGCCTGTTGTCTTCTTGATAACAAAGCGATAGTCTGGTGGGAAAGTTTGAATTAGAGCGCATTCTCTTGGCGTTAGTCTTCGTTCTTTCAAACCTTTCTTTAATTCTTCATAGTGTTTTCCTCCGTGTTCAGCTGATAGACGGCGGAATTCAATATTTCCATGATGCTCAGAACGTATAGTGGGGCCAAGACCATCAAGTTTAATTTCTATTTGTCCTTGACTGCCATTTGCGAGGAATTTTGCCTTAGAGTATACTCTTTGTGATGCGTCAAGTGAATCCTCAGGTTCATCAAGGTCTTTCAAAACATCATAAGTCATAACCTTTGGTAGTAGTCCGCTATTCTTTAATGTTCCAGCATGCGTTGGCTTAGGATAAGGATTATAATCATCAGGAATTTCTTTAGATTCCAAAGCCTGAAGCGCTTCTGGTTTAAGTGCATCCCTTCTAATGCCTATAAAGATAACGCGTTCTCTTGATTCTGGTACGCCATAATTGCCTGCATGAAGAACTTGAGGTGTTAACACGATGTACCCATTACCATCAGCGCTAGCAAAGTCCTTTTGAATGATATCCTTTACGTCACCCAAATTGACAAGGCCTTTTACATTTTCAGCAATAAATATTTTTGGACGTACAATATCTATAACCTGCTTCATCCAAAAGTATAACTTACCTCTACTTTCTTCCGTAGGCTTATCTTCTGCGCGTTTCTTACCCCAATCGTCTTTTTGTGAGTTGAACCCTTGACGTTTACCTGCTACGCTGAAATCCTGACACGGAAATCCTCCTGTTACAATATCAATATCCTTAGGAAAGATGTCTGCTCCTTGTTGATGCATCTTTACCAATTCAACAATGCTTGCATTATGATACACATTCTCGCTATATCCGAATCTGCTCATATACATAGTCCATGCTTTCTCGGCCTCAGGTAGAATGTCATTTGCAAATACAGTTTGAAACAGAGTCTTTTTTAGGAATACCCAATTATCATTCAATTGGTGTTCTATAAACGGGCTATCTGCGGCAAAAGATTTTTTATTAGCGATAAAGTGACCTTCAAAGCCTAAGTCCATACCTCCACAACCAGAGAACAAAGATAGGACTTTATACTTTTTGTTATTTTGTAATGGTTCGTCATCAAAGTGGATGGGAATTACAGAATCCTCAACTTTATCAACTTCATTTTCCCAATTAACTAGAACTTGTTTCTCGTTGTTATGTAGGTTTTCACTCATATCATTCCATGGCGCAAAAAGCCCCTGTGCTTTCAAGGAAGCGCAGGGGTGCCATGCTTGTGACATAAGCGACTGGAAACGCTGCAGAATGAAGCATAACGAATCCCCCACGCTGTTCGTGCGAGGTCATTATCGTTTCTGCTTCTGCGTTGTTTTAGTTTTCCAGTTCTATGTCATCAGAAGTGAAATGAATCTCGTATTATTATTTGTCAGTTACTCTTTTTTGCCTTGTCCTTATTTCTTTTGTTCTGACAAACACCCCAAGTCAGACAGTTCTGTGTCTCTATTTTGCCCACATACAAAAAGCGCAGGTGTTTACATCCGCCTGTTCGTCGTTCGAGGTCTTAGGAAACCTATGCAATAAACAGACAGAGAAACACCCACGTTGAGGTATATAGACGCCCGTAAAGTGTGCATTGAGGATACCCGACCCTCGTAGCACACTACGGAGAGTATATACTACACCCCGTGGAGTTACCCCTGCATTGTTCTTGATTGCATATTCAAAAGTTCCTAAGTTTCGAAACGACCAAAAACAAAGCGTCAGTAACGCCTTCTAATATGTAGTGCTCCACCCCTCGGCTCCATTATCCTCAGATAACATCATAGCCGTAACGGGCGAATGCAAGTGCAAAGATACAAAATCTTTTTGATAGCAGAATGGATTAGCACAAAAATCTTCATTGTTTTACAAAATGATATTTTTTTGTTTTGTGGCAACACTAACCCCAATTATCTGGAAATGCCTTTGTATAAAGGAAATCTGGATTCTAACACCCACCCCAACACTAACCCCAACACTAACCCTAACACCCACCTTTCGGTTATAAAAGGAAAGGCAAAATTAAGAAAGTTGGACGCTAAAAATTGATGCATAAAGAGAGGCTTGAAATTGATGAAAGGGGTTAGTGTTGGGGTTAGTCCTGGGGTTAGTGTTGGGGTGGGTGTTTGAAGTAAGAATCCTTAGTGTTTATCGGGGTTTCAGAAGATTTTGGGTGGGTGTTGGCAACTATAGCAGTTACGCGCCACAACTATGGGAGTTGTGACGCGTAACTATGGTGTTTATGAGTGCTAAGTCCTATACTTAGAATCGTAAAGTGGCACTTTATGATCATCAAGCTGCCAGTTCGTGACCTCGGAGCTGCCTGTTCGTCGGCCTTCCGCTCCGTCCTCGTCGCCCTTGAGCCCTA containing:
- a CDS encoding very short patch repair endonuclease encodes the protein MNKSSQHNINKVMSAVKSVGTKPEVIVRRGLWERGFRYRLNHKRLPGHPDLVLKKYRSCIFVNGCFWHGHFVKLDKMESSRCCRIPRTNRDFWVAKIRRNKERDKEEQKKLAEMGWHCITVWECELAPAVREQTIESIAFTLNHIYLQDHSTQKPHVEIEEESVMLIAAEE
- a CDS encoding SDR family NAD(P)-dependent oxidoreductase; translated protein: MKEKIVFVTGANKGIGFGIAKHLGLSGWQVIIGARDAERAEKAISELKQAGVNVLGWVSVELRDLNSIEQAAKELNEKYAGLSLLVNNAGIPGDMNVNSEHTELSDIKETLDVNFIGTFALTKALLPLITKNEGRIANVTVPSEISPYWHPLAYVASKAAQNAMMGVMAIEFQQANTPVEVFSVHPGPTTTDLNGNMALPGFHDIETVGAKFADLINDGQNHQGEFIELYPIVKED
- a CDS encoding nucleotidyltransferase family protein, with product MNILKDKYGITSLSLFGSTARGSQKSTSDIDLFVDTKTPNPFLLMDAKEFLENATGSSVDIVRNHQNLNPRLKRRILKDGILIF
- a CDS encoding TonB-dependent receptor, giving the protein MLGIILSTILLSDTVATDRVQNLDEVVIVSEARRGRKRSVKGQVASIDEHLSELRNVSLVRRGSYAWEPVVNNMQTERLSTTIDGMKIFYACTDKMDPVTSYVESGNLQSISLNSGLDGNPQATGNIGGSLDLKLRKAGFDNDSFHASASAGHEWNGHVQVYGADAALSSHTAYLNTGAFYRHADNYKVGGGDELQFSQFQKVNVFANAGLRLAEKDMLEGTLIFDRATDVGYPALNMDVAKAEGLITSLAYKHLFRKASWETKAYYNHITHVMDDTTRPDVAIHMDMPGDSWTAGVYSLLTTAHKQHDLALNYDLYYNRLFADMTMYPGGAAPMYMVTWPDVGTLNTGFALTDNISIARNQRLRLSAKVAWQQQHLHNEEGYHALKVFFPAMTDAYHQTTGRIAANYQLSMASSELSFGAGWGSRAPTVTEAYGYYLNNTFDQYDYMGNPSLKNESAVELNGAARLSVLNSQLSVEGNVFLFSNYIIGQFEDRLSAMTVGAEGVKVYANISHATIANVSLTWNWQITQHLSWNKKVSYSSGRDADGDPLPLISPINWQSELQYQNQNFQAQASVKGNTRQNNYGEKYGETAVKAWTILNLSAQYQFIVHNSQFIVRAGIENLFDKHYATYADWNHIPQKGRNIYMNLTFEL
- a CDS encoding dicarboxylate/amino acid:cation symporter, with translation MKKTLIWIGALVVGALLGLLGIAWLNDVMDFVATVYTRLFQLLAVPTIVLAVITTFATFGSKGSGRIFGRTLIYTLLTTFAAAAVGAILYVVIAPGNLPTEALSSTQPSDISPQTSFYEHILGVIPNNIVKPFLEGNVLSLLLLAFAVGIGLSKLPESENKAVIVKGLLGLQDLLFLLIRGLIYTLPLGITAFAAQLSAQVSAGVVADTIGKYVLVVLGGNVIQFFVVLPLFLLARGLNPIRVLGKMMPAVLMALFTKSSAATLPVTMQTAEQRLGIRKDIARFVLPICTTINMNGCAAFILVTSLFVMQNGGTTLTLGTILLWLFISVISAVGNAGVPMGCFFLTLSLMSGIGAPVAILGIILPIYTIIDMVETAENVWSDSCVCAMTDRDLK
- a CDS encoding FixH family protein, which produces MKKVMRLFMAVAVLVGLSACNSNDDLGSQTIEIPGVTIDGDVDCCSAEEALQVYNFLQTVKIIPELSTVVDEKYNVFAYSKTGSFHTGYNEIFFVATKKKNGNYIKNYDIDGLKPLMLMVKMNMKHSTPVGGKAESFDYAYLAVKRTWVSFVMSTSEAGSWTLGYDANILGSKGGIEAADIKVGELPEGQAWLKSFKVGNDTYYLSLVNPTDWQTGKNAITAYVSKKNAPATTPYGLAAEQFTIEIDPRMPDMGNHTSPDNVALNPQADGSYQGTVNLTMTGRWRIHLAVKDAKGNVVAGGDDLADGFSSLYWEVTI
- a CDS encoding DNA cytosine methyltransferase; amino-acid sequence: MSQAWHPCASLKAQGLFAPWNDMSENLHNNEKQVLVNWENEVDKVEDSVIPIHFDDEPLQNNKKYKVLSLFSGCGGMDLGFEGHFIANKKSFAADSPFIEHQLNDNWVFLKKTLFQTVFANDILPEAEKAWTMYMSRFGYSENVYHNASIVELVKMHQQGADIFPKDIDIVTGGFPCQDFSVAGKRQGFNSQKDDWGKKRAEDKPTEESRGKLYFWMKQVIDIVRPKIFIAENVKGLVNLGDVKDIIQKDFASADGNGYIVLTPQVLHAGNYGVPESRERVIFIGIRRDALKPEALQALESKEIPDDYNPYPKPTHAGTLKNSGLLPKVMTYDVLKDLDEPEDSLDASQRVYSKAKFLANGSQGQIEIKLDGLGPTIRSEHHGNIEFRRLSAEHGGKHYEELKKGLKERRLTPRECALIQTFPPDYRFVIKKTTGNGYHVSSSGAYKIIGNAVPPVLAYHIATRLQELWPKYFEE
- a CDS encoding DsrE/DsrF/DrsH-like family protein, producing MAENKKLSIIAFSGDFDKLTAVFTLGTGAAAVGYEVNIFFTFWGLDAIKKKQGRSFTGGNWLTKIFGFMMGGLKVTPTSRFNFLGIGPKIFRYLMKKNNVATLEELVEASKALGINLYACEMAMHVLGLKKDDFIPEVKDVLGVASFLKLSEGGQTLFI